Proteins encoded together in one Fibrobacter sp. UWP2 window:
- the xseB gene encoding exodeoxyribonuclease VII small subunit, with amino-acid sequence MSQENFEYKNAMDRLEAILERIDNSEMEIDELAGQVQEATELLKKCRKILVDTEKNVQEALKSLDGEVDG; translated from the coding sequence ATGAGTCAAGAAAATTTTGAATATAAAAACGCAATGGACCGCCTTGAGGCCATTTTGGAACGCATTGACAATTCTGAAATGGAAATTGACGAATTGGCGGGTCAGGTGCAAGAGGCCACGGAACTTTTAAAGAAGTGCCGCAAGATTCTGGTCGATACCGAAAAGAACGTGCAGGAAGCCTTGAAGAGCCTGGACGGGGAAGTCGATGGCTAG
- a CDS encoding aspartate aminotransferase family protein, whose translation MAQSCANLLEQDKQIIAPLYGKADINFVKGEGSYLYDDQGNKYLDFVAGIAVNALGHQNQAIKDAVVEQMNHFNHISNLYPNYPQIELGKALLEITKFDKAFFCNSGTEANEGAIKFARKYFDRKGEKNRQKIVTFVNSFHGRTYAALSATGQPAIREGFGSMPGDFVHVTWNDCAALKTEVNKDTCAIMLESLAAEGGVMTLSKEMVETINGLQKEFGCLVIVDEVQAGVGRLGTFLGFEKYGLNPDLVTLAKGIGGGLPLGAVLLRQKIADQLKAGDHGTTFGGNPIACAAGLAVVKQIPGLLKNVEERSAQLKAGLNALVEKYAFAKEVRGEGLILGVALDESMPVNNIIAAARAEKLMVLSAKGNVLRLLPPLNVSAAECDEALAKLEKACESL comes from the coding sequence ATGGCACAATCTTGCGCTAACCTGCTCGAACAGGACAAACAAATTATCGCGCCGCTCTACGGCAAGGCTGACATCAACTTCGTGAAGGGCGAAGGCTCTTACCTCTACGACGACCAGGGCAACAAGTACCTGGACTTCGTGGCGGGTATCGCCGTGAACGCGCTCGGTCACCAGAACCAGGCTATCAAGGATGCTGTGGTGGAACAGATGAACCACTTCAACCACATCAGCAACCTCTACCCGAACTACCCGCAGATCGAACTGGGCAAGGCCCTGTTGGAGATCACCAAGTTCGACAAGGCCTTCTTCTGCAACTCGGGTACCGAAGCTAATGAAGGTGCAATCAAGTTTGCTCGTAAGTACTTCGACCGGAAGGGCGAAAAGAACAGGCAGAAGATCGTGACCTTTGTGAACAGCTTCCACGGAAGGACTTATGCAGCGCTTTCTGCGACAGGCCAGCCGGCTATCAGGGAAGGCTTCGGCTCCATGCCGGGCGACTTCGTTCACGTGACTTGGAATGACTGCGCAGCATTGAAGACCGAAGTCAACAAGGACACTTGCGCTATCATGCTCGAAAGCCTCGCGGCCGAAGGCGGCGTGATGACGCTTTCGAAGGAGATGGTCGAGACCATCAACGGCTTGCAGAAGGAATTCGGCTGCCTCGTGATTGTCGACGAAGTGCAGGCGGGCGTGGGACGTCTCGGGACCTTCCTCGGTTTCGAAAAGTACGGCTTGAATCCGGACCTCGTAACGCTTGCCAAGGGCATCGGTGGCGGTCTTCCGCTCGGTGCAGTGCTGCTGCGTCAGAAGATTGCCGACCAGCTCAAGGCCGGTGACCACGGTACAACTTTCGGCGGAAACCCGATTGCATGCGCTGCTGGTCTCGCTGTCGTGAAGCAGATTCCGGGGCTGCTCAAGAATGTGGAAGAACGCTCCGCTCAGCTGAAGGCCGGCCTGAACGCTCTCGTCGAGAAGTATGCTTTCGCCAAGGAAGTCCGCGGCGAAGGCCTGATTCTCGGTGTCGCGCTTGACGAATCCATGCCGGTGAACAACATCATCGCTGCTGCACGCGCCGAAAAGCTCATGGTGCTTTCTGCCAAGGGCAATGTGCTGCGTCTCCTCCCGCCGCTGAATGTGAGCGCCGCCGAATGCGACGAGGCTCTCGCCAAGCTCGAGAAGGCCTGCGAAAGCCTGTAG
- a CDS encoding radical SAM protein — protein sequence MHVTFLNPPFHPMFSRESRSPCVTKSSTLYWPMFLSYAAGVCEADGNEIQLIDSPAMELDLPQTLEGIKKFAPELVICSTSTPSILNDLKVVRAIKEQIGCKVAIMGTHATAEPLESMEMEPALDYVVIGEADYTCRNLVRSLRGDGQPIGQFPGLAYRTAEGKVDFQPEGPKIENLNEIPWVSKVYRKHLYSCYKKYFYGANLNPLIVILSGRGCPNRCSYCVIPQTLNGHKFRMRDPKDVVDELQYIKENFEDLGEVFFEDDTFTANHEHVKEICNLILERKLKITWSCNARADVPLDLLKLMKKAGGREMCVGFESASPEVLQNIHKGVKNTDKAIEFTKNARKAGLLVHGCFMVGNPGDTPATLRETLNYAKKLNPNTAQFYPIMAYPGTEAYKEALASGALKTKDYNQWLDKDGFHRTTIQRGELTSQALVDFCDKARREFYLRPSYILRQGIMAIKNPRERYRVLRGFGTLVKHLFRKHGELAPVARQAPTIKE from the coding sequence ATGCATGTTACTTTTTTAAATCCGCCCTTCCACCCGATGTTCAGTCGGGAATCCCGTAGCCCCTGCGTTACCAAGTCCAGCACGCTTTATTGGCCCATGTTTTTGAGTTATGCCGCCGGCGTTTGCGAAGCCGATGGCAACGAGATTCAACTCATCGACAGCCCCGCCATGGAACTGGACCTCCCGCAGACGCTCGAGGGCATCAAGAAATTTGCACCCGAACTGGTCATTTGCAGCACGAGCACTCCCAGCATTTTGAACGACCTCAAGGTGGTCAGGGCCATCAAGGAACAGATTGGCTGCAAGGTCGCCATCATGGGCACCCACGCTACCGCCGAACCGCTCGAATCCATGGAAATGGAACCCGCACTCGATTACGTGGTAATCGGCGAAGCCGACTACACTTGCCGGAACCTGGTGAGGAGCCTCCGCGGCGACGGGCAGCCCATTGGACAGTTCCCCGGCCTCGCCTACCGCACCGCCGAGGGCAAAGTCGACTTCCAGCCCGAGGGTCCCAAGATCGAGAACCTCAACGAAATCCCGTGGGTCTCGAAGGTCTACCGCAAGCACCTCTACAGCTGCTACAAAAAGTATTTCTACGGCGCGAACCTGAACCCGCTCATCGTGATTTTGAGCGGCCGTGGCTGCCCCAACCGCTGCAGCTACTGCGTAATCCCGCAAACGCTCAACGGTCACAAGTTCCGCATGCGCGACCCCAAGGATGTGGTCGACGAACTGCAGTACATCAAAGAAAATTTCGAGGACCTAGGCGAAGTCTTTTTCGAGGACGACACCTTTACCGCAAACCACGAGCACGTGAAGGAAATCTGCAACCTGATTCTGGAACGCAAGCTCAAGATCACGTGGAGTTGCAACGCCCGCGCCGACGTTCCGCTCGACCTGCTCAAGCTCATGAAAAAAGCCGGCGGACGCGAAATGTGCGTGGGCTTTGAAAGCGCAAGCCCCGAAGTTTTGCAGAACATCCACAAGGGCGTCAAGAACACCGACAAGGCGATCGAGTTTACCAAGAACGCACGCAAGGCGGGGCTCCTGGTACATGGCTGCTTTATGGTGGGGAACCCGGGTGATACCCCGGCGACGCTCCGTGAGACCCTCAACTATGCCAAAAAGTTGAACCCCAACACGGCGCAGTTCTACCCCATCATGGCGTACCCCGGCACCGAGGCCTACAAGGAGGCGCTCGCAAGCGGCGCACTCAAGACCAAGGATTACAACCAGTGGCTGGACAAGGACGGTTTCCACCGCACCACCATCCAGCGTGGCGAACTCACTAGCCAGGCGCTCGTGGACTTTTGCGACAAGGCCCGCCGCGAGTTCTACCTGCGTCCGAGCTACATTTTGCGCCAGGGCATCATGGCCATCAAGAACCCGCGCGAACGCTACCGCGTGCTCCGCGGATTCGGCACGCTCGTAAAGCACCTGTTCCGCAAGCACGGAGAGCTCGCGCCTGTGGCACGGCAAGCCCCGACTATCAAGGAATAA
- a CDS encoding ferredoxin, which translates to MAITKVWLDESNDECVSCGACEATCDAVFSVPEKMQVKEGVDYSAYESEIKDAADSCPAGVIKYE; encoded by the coding sequence ATGGCTATTACAAAAGTTTGGCTCGATGAATCTAACGACGAATGCGTCTCCTGCGGTGCTTGCGAAGCAACTTGCGATGCAGTGTTCAGCGTTCCCGAAAAGATGCAGGTCAAGGAAGGTGTCGACTATTCCGCTTACGAAAGCGAAATCAAGGACGCCGCTGACTCTTGCCCGGCCGGCGTGATCAAGTACGAGTAA
- the argB gene encoding acetylglutamate kinase, whose amino-acid sequence MKKVVVKIGGSLAIDEAKLADFVSAVSTLPGSGCQVAVVHGGGKDINENIALLKEQPTFIDGLRVTTPGIMKMVEMTLSGHVNKKLVRMLLNNGCGAVGISGVDANLFQVEKKQGKVDLGLVGEIKKVNPGIVTALWGAGFVPVVSPISIGPDANGNGVSWNVNADTAASELAVALEADQFVLVSDVPGVMDENKNVIPELSEADAEKLIEAGVISGGMIPKVRESFKSIRRGLKSIHIVGWKDAEHFGKQINGDLNYGTILR is encoded by the coding sequence ATGAAAAAAGTGGTTGTAAAAATTGGTGGCAGCCTGGCAATCGACGAAGCCAAGCTCGCTGATTTTGTGTCGGCAGTCTCTACACTTCCCGGTAGTGGCTGTCAGGTGGCCGTGGTTCACGGCGGTGGCAAGGATATCAACGAGAATATCGCCTTGCTCAAGGAACAACCGACATTCATTGATGGCCTGCGAGTGACGACTCCCGGCATCATGAAGATGGTCGAGATGACCCTCTCTGGCCACGTGAACAAGAAGCTTGTGCGCATGCTCTTGAACAACGGCTGTGGCGCCGTTGGCATTTCGGGCGTAGACGCGAACCTGTTCCAGGTCGAAAAAAAGCAGGGCAAGGTGGACCTTGGCTTGGTGGGTGAAATCAAGAAGGTGAACCCGGGCATTGTGACCGCGCTCTGGGGGGCGGGGTTTGTTCCCGTGGTGAGCCCGATTTCGATTGGTCCCGACGCTAACGGTAACGGCGTGAGCTGGAACGTGAACGCCGACACCGCCGCAAGCGAACTGGCTGTGGCGCTCGAAGCCGACCAGTTCGTGCTGGTGAGCGACGTGCCGGGCGTGATGGACGAAAACAAGAACGTGATTCCCGAACTGAGCGAGGCGGACGCCGAAAAGCTGATTGAAGCCGGCGTCATCTCCGGCGGTATGATTCCCAAAGTCCGCGAGAGTTTCAAGTCGATCCGACGAGGACTCAAGAGTATCCACATCGTGGGTTGGAAGGACGCGGAACACTTTGGTAAACAAATTAATGGAGATTTAAACTATGGCACAATCTTGCGCTAA
- a CDS encoding toxin-antitoxin system YwqK family antitoxin, with product MKNLFFVLFACCGFINALAAEPEAPVSTLDTVKTMFDDGSLARLYTVRHGTDVREGVSWTYHPNGKLAIEVPYKDGKMDGVFRSYYESGKVWQTIGYRGGIEEGFSTSYYENGKKQSRESYKNGVLDGVSEEYDERGLVRRKIPYVNGHIHGKAQVYDDLGALKEEMTFENGLRNGTYRRYQKGVKVLEAEFQANRCVKNCDF from the coding sequence ATGAAAAATCTTTTTTTCGTGCTATTTGCGTGTTGCGGTTTTATCAACGCGCTTGCTGCGGAGCCCGAGGCCCCTGTGTCCACCTTGGATACGGTCAAAACAATGTTTGACGACGGCTCCCTGGCCCGCCTGTACACGGTCCGCCATGGGACCGACGTTCGCGAGGGCGTTTCGTGGACATACCACCCCAACGGCAAACTCGCCATCGAAGTCCCGTACAAAGACGGCAAGATGGACGGCGTGTTCCGCAGCTACTACGAAAGCGGCAAGGTGTGGCAGACCATCGGTTACAGGGGCGGCATTGAAGAAGGCTTTAGCACCAGCTATTACGAGAACGGAAAAAAACAGTCCCGCGAGAGCTACAAGAACGGCGTGCTCGACGGCGTGAGTGAAGAGTACGACGAGCGTGGACTGGTCCGCCGCAAAATCCCTTACGTGAACGGGCACATCCACGGCAAGGCGCAGGTCTATGACGACCTAGGCGCGCTCAAAGAAGAGATGACGTTCGAGAACGGGCTTCGCAACGGGACATACCGCCGCTACCAAAAGGGCGTAAAGGTGCTTGAAGCGGAATTCCAAGCGAACCGCTGCGTCAAGAATTGCGACTTTTAG
- a CDS encoding ABC transporter ATP-binding protein encodes MASFATERVVEPAPALEVRDWRVRFAMRGGVLSRVTDYFTAVDGVSFTLTPGKILAVVGESGCGKSTLVKSLVGLVPADQGEYRLFGERVDFKSAASVKRVRNLVQMIFQDPFSSLNPRQTVTEIMTAPLVARGVVFDTAQKRALELLDRVSLSSGAMDKFPHEFSGGQRQRLCIARSLMVSPKVLLCDEVTSALDVSVQAQILHLLDDLRTDLGLSIVFISHDMQVVRALSDEVLVMYFGKVVERGISDEVLVNPQHEYTQKLLASVPTIKRD; translated from the coding sequence ATGGCTAGTTTTGCCACAGAGCGCGTGGTGGAGCCTGCGCCGGCTTTGGAGGTGCGCGACTGGCGGGTGCGCTTTGCCATGCGGGGTGGCGTACTTTCGCGTGTGACCGACTACTTTACGGCGGTCGACGGCGTTTCGTTTACCTTGACTCCCGGTAAAATTTTGGCGGTGGTCGGCGAGTCCGGTTGCGGCAAGTCAACCCTGGTCAAGTCGCTGGTGGGACTTGTGCCCGCGGACCAGGGCGAATACCGCCTTTTTGGCGAACGTGTTGATTTTAAGAGCGCCGCTTCGGTAAAGCGAGTGCGGAACCTGGTGCAAATGATTTTCCAGGACCCGTTCAGCAGCCTGAACCCGCGACAGACGGTGACCGAGATAATGACGGCGCCGCTGGTGGCTCGCGGCGTGGTGTTTGACACCGCTCAAAAACGCGCCTTGGAACTTTTGGACCGCGTGTCGCTCTCGTCGGGGGCGATGGACAAGTTCCCCCACGAGTTCTCGGGAGGGCAGCGCCAACGTTTGTGCATTGCGCGCAGCTTGATGGTCTCGCCCAAGGTTCTGCTTTGCGACGAGGTGACCAGTGCATTGGATGTTTCGGTGCAGGCGCAGATCCTGCACTTGCTCGACGACTTGCGGACGGACCTAGGACTTTCGATTGTGTTCATTAGCCACGACATGCAGGTGGTGCGCGCCTTGAGCGACGAAGTGCTGGTGATGTACTTTGGCAAGGTGGTGGAACGCGGGATTTCGGACGAGGTCCTCGTGAACCCGCAGCATGAATACACGCAAAAACTACTGGCGAGCGTGCCGACGATTAAGCGGGACTAA
- a CDS encoding DedA family protein — translation MKVKTVFLLVLLFAGASFAGDSGESASIYTQIIDWYNSNLNYWTIALLMAIESSFIPFPSELVIPPAAYQAMQPGSSLNIAFIVLAGSMGALIGAFINYFLAKFLGRPIIYKFADSRLGHFLLIDKQKVEKAEDYFRKHGAISTFIGRLITVIRQLISIPAGLANMKLVPFTLFTFLGATIWNCVLAFLGYLAHGQKDLIEKYNSELAIALLAAGVLFIGYMVWNAVKPKSRNS, via the coding sequence ATGAAAGTCAAAACAGTTTTTCTCCTAGTGCTCCTGTTTGCAGGAGCCTCCTTTGCTGGTGACTCCGGCGAGTCCGCAAGCATCTACACCCAGATTATTGACTGGTACAACAGCAACCTCAACTACTGGACCATCGCGCTGTTGATGGCCATCGAGAGTTCGTTCATCCCCTTCCCGTCCGAGCTCGTGATTCCGCCGGCGGCCTACCAGGCCATGCAGCCCGGCTCCAGCTTGAACATCGCCTTCATTGTACTCGCCGGCAGCATGGGCGCCCTCATCGGTGCGTTCATCAACTACTTCCTCGCTAAATTCCTGGGACGCCCCATTATATACAAGTTCGCCGACAGCCGCCTAGGGCACTTTTTGCTCATTGACAAGCAGAAGGTCGAAAAGGCCGAGGACTACTTCCGCAAGCACGGCGCCATCTCGACGTTTATCGGCAGGCTCATCACGGTCATTCGCCAGTTGATCTCGATACCGGCGGGCCTTGCCAACATGAAACTAGTTCCGTTTACTTTATTCACATTCCTGGGCGCAACCATTTGGAACTGCGTGCTCGCCTTTTTGGGCTACCTCGCCCACGGCCAAAAGGACCTGATCGAAAAGTACAACTCGGAACTCGCCATTGCTCTGCTTGCAGCGGGAGTACTCTTCATCGGCTACATGGTGTGGAACGCAGTGAAGCCTAAAAGTCGCAATTCTTGA
- the metH gene encoding methionine synthase has protein sequence MEKKMTLREAFESKMMLLDGGMGSVIQTYGIKGANNDMLSIEKPEIILDIQRRYVDAGVDCLTTNTFSSQRVSQHEYHQEHRIAEMNRAAVKIAKQAAAEAMEKYGRQVYILGDVGPTSKMLSMSEDVNDPASRSITFDELEDAYLEQIQVLVEEGVDAILIETIFDTLNAKAAASAFTKVMEKRDADAAAAGIAADLKPVEVMFSMTVSDASGRTLSGQTVEAFAVSVMHMHPLSIGLNCGLGADGMVPYLRRMGKVAPCYISCHPNAGLPNQFGGYDDTPEDMVRLMGVYLDDKLVNMIGGCCGTTPEHIAAMRKMLDALPADYERRKPAPKYATSPLLRLAGLEPLFKEQVRPSDGADSCNAEDFVKVGERCNVAGSKKFLRLINEKNYDEALDIARKQVEDGADVIDVNMDDGLLDATAEMQTFLNLIASDPAVSRVPIMVDSSRFEVIEAGLKCIQGKSIVNSISLKMGEQAFIEHALTIKRLGAAVIVMLFDEEGQATNYERRVNIAARAYDIMVKKLGFDPSDIIFDPNVLTVATGMAEHNAYAIDFIRAVRWIMDNLPGVRISGGLSNLSFAFRGNNYLREAMHTTFLHYAIPNGMGMAIMNPSAIIDYKTIPLELRMAITEVLLNTEPDASEALIEIASRMTAAAAAAKEAGTKYDPKAIFAMSTGAGSSDAGSNSVADSAQAKTTPEERLQEALLKGTSTTLQPDLMELINRGDSPVGIISGPLMDGMNEVGRRFGEGKMFLPQVVKTARTMKKAVEILQPYIEAGKDANASSRGKIVIATVKGDVHDIGKNIVSVIMACNGYEMVDLGVMVPEDVIVKAVIENKADILSLSGLITPSLEEMCTVAKAMQAAGQRIPIIVGGATTSPTHTAVKIAPCYEGPVFHVRDAASNPGLVQKLLDPATSEQTIQENREEQQRIRDKQNGIQTEAASAMAAAEKTPEERRFQCDWSKYQPCEPPFMGESKLPPIPLEKVIPLISWEYFFFTWKVKADQEEAKKLKADAEALIKSFTKPEYALRAVQAFYPAAGTENSIRFNTGRTGTDSDLVEVVTARQQNPEGTCLALCDYVAPANAKTASIFAAPAGKDAFRDIVGAFAVTVSDAFVKRLEKLKAEQGGSDYDVLLMQTVADRLAEAGAEYLSQELARTKGWKGIRPAVGYPVLPNIKEIFNVAKLIDFGSVGISLTENGAMYPQASVSGLYISHPEIDYFHVKV, from the coding sequence ATGGAAAAGAAAATGACGCTACGCGAGGCTTTTGAAAGCAAGATGATGCTGCTCGATGGCGGCATGGGTTCTGTCATTCAGACTTACGGCATCAAGGGCGCGAACAACGACATGCTCTCCATCGAAAAGCCGGAAATCATTCTCGATATCCAGCGCCGCTATGTGGATGCAGGCGTGGACTGCCTGACGACGAATACGTTCTCGAGCCAGCGCGTGAGCCAGCATGAATACCACCAGGAACACCGCATTGCCGAAATGAACCGCGCCGCGGTGAAGATTGCGAAGCAGGCCGCGGCAGAGGCCATGGAAAAGTATGGCCGTCAGGTGTACATCCTCGGCGACGTGGGCCCCACCAGCAAGATGCTCTCCATGAGCGAAGACGTGAACGACCCCGCGAGCCGTAGCATTACTTTCGACGAGCTGGAAGACGCCTACCTGGAACAGATTCAAGTGCTGGTGGAAGAAGGCGTCGACGCAATTCTAATCGAAACGATTTTTGATACGCTGAACGCAAAGGCTGCCGCAAGCGCTTTTACCAAAGTGATGGAAAAACGCGACGCCGATGCAGCCGCTGCAGGGATTGCCGCCGACCTCAAACCTGTGGAAGTCATGTTCTCCATGACGGTGAGCGATGCCTCGGGCCGTACGCTTTCGGGCCAGACGGTGGAAGCGTTCGCCGTGAGCGTGATGCACATGCATCCGCTTTCCATCGGCCTCAACTGCGGGCTCGGTGCCGACGGTATGGTGCCGTACCTGCGCCGCATGGGCAAGGTCGCTCCCTGCTACATTTCTTGTCACCCGAATGCGGGTCTCCCGAACCAGTTCGGCGGTTACGATGACACGCCCGAAGACATGGTGCGGCTCATGGGCGTTTACCTGGACGACAAGCTGGTGAACATGATTGGCGGTTGCTGCGGTACCACACCGGAACACATCGCCGCCATGCGCAAGATGCTGGATGCCCTGCCGGCCGATTACGAACGCAGAAAGCCCGCGCCCAAGTACGCCACGAGCCCGCTATTACGCCTCGCGGGTCTCGAGCCGCTGTTCAAGGAACAGGTGCGCCCCAGCGACGGTGCCGACAGTTGCAACGCCGAAGACTTTGTGAAGGTGGGCGAACGCTGCAACGTAGCTGGCTCCAAGAAGTTCCTGCGTCTCATCAACGAAAAGAATTACGACGAGGCGCTTGACATTGCACGCAAGCAGGTCGAAGACGGCGCCGACGTGATTGACGTGAATATGGACGATGGCTTGCTCGACGCCACCGCCGAAATGCAGACCTTCCTGAACCTGATTGCATCGGACCCGGCCGTGAGCCGCGTGCCCATCATGGTGGACTCTTCCCGGTTCGAGGTCATCGAAGCGGGCCTCAAGTGCATCCAGGGCAAGAGCATCGTGAACTCCATCTCCTTGAAGATGGGCGAACAGGCGTTTATCGAGCACGCGCTTACCATCAAGCGTCTGGGTGCAGCCGTCATCGTGATGCTCTTCGACGAAGAAGGCCAGGCCACCAACTACGAGCGTCGCGTAAATATTGCCGCTCGCGCTTACGACATCATGGTGAAGAAGCTCGGCTTCGATCCTTCTGACATCATCTTTGACCCGAACGTGCTGACGGTCGCGACCGGCATGGCCGAACACAACGCCTACGCCATCGACTTTATCCGTGCTGTCCGCTGGATTATGGACAACCTTCCCGGCGTGCGCATTTCGGGCGGTCTTTCGAACCTCTCGTTCGCCTTCCGTGGCAACAACTACCTGCGCGAAGCGATGCATACCACCTTCTTGCATTACGCGATTCCGAACGGCATGGGCATGGCCATCATGAACCCCAGCGCGATTATCGATTACAAGACGATTCCGCTGGAACTCCGTATGGCCATTACTGAGGTGCTTTTGAACACGGAACCGGATGCTAGCGAAGCGTTGATTGAAATAGCAAGCCGCATGACTGCGGCCGCCGCTGCCGCCAAGGAAGCGGGCACCAAATACGACCCGAAGGCAATTTTCGCCATGAGCACAGGCGCGGGCAGTTCCGACGCGGGTAGTAACAGCGTCGCCGACTCCGCGCAGGCAAAAACCACGCCCGAAGAACGACTGCAAGAAGCGCTCCTCAAGGGAACTTCCACCACTCTTCAGCCCGACCTGATGGAACTCATCAACCGCGGCGATAGCCCGGTGGGAATCATCTCCGGTCCGCTCATGGACGGCATGAACGAAGTGGGCCGCCGCTTCGGTGAAGGCAAGATGTTCTTGCCGCAGGTGGTGAAGACCGCTCGCACCATGAAGAAGGCGGTAGAAATTTTGCAGCCCTACATCGAGGCGGGCAAGGACGCGAACGCTTCGAGCCGCGGAAAAATCGTGATTGCGACCGTGAAAGGCGACGTGCACGATATCGGCAAGAACATCGTCTCCGTGATCATGGCCTGTAACGGCTACGAAATGGTGGACCTCGGCGTGATGGTTCCCGAAGACGTCATCGTGAAAGCGGTCATCGAGAACAAGGCCGACATCTTGAGCCTCTCAGGACTGATTACGCCCTCCCTCGAAGAAATGTGCACCGTGGCAAAAGCCATGCAGGCCGCGGGCCAGCGCATCCCGATTATCGTCGGCGGCGCAACGACCTCGCCCACGCACACGGCCGTAAAGATTGCCCCGTGCTACGAAGGCCCCGTATTCCACGTGCGCGATGCCGCCAGTAACCCGGGCCTCGTGCAAAAGCTCTTGGACCCCGCGACCAGCGAGCAGACCATTCAGGAAAACCGCGAAGAACAGCAGCGCATTCGCGACAAGCAAAACGGCATCCAGACCGAAGCCGCAAGCGCCATGGCCGCCGCCGAAAAGACTCCCGAAGAGCGCCGCTTCCAGTGCGACTGGAGCAAGTACCAGCCATGCGAACCTCCATTTATGGGCGAAAGCAAGCTCCCGCCGATTCCGCTCGAAAAAGTCATCCCGCTTATCAGCTGGGAATACTTCTTCTTCACCTGGAAAGTCAAGGCCGACCAGGAAGAAGCAAAGAAACTCAAGGCCGACGCCGAAGCACTTATCAAGAGTTTCACGAAGCCCGAGTATGCGCTGCGTGCCGTGCAGGCGTTCTACCCTGCCGCCGGTACGGAAAATTCCATCAGGTTCAACACGGGCCGTACCGGCACCGACTCCGACCTTGTCGAAGTCGTCACGGCACGCCAGCAGAACCCGGAAGGCACCTGCCTTGCCCTCTGCGACTACGTTGCACCCGCAAACGCGAAAACCGCAAGCATCTTTGCCGCTCCCGCCGGTAAGGACGCTTTCCGCGACATCGTGGGTGCCTTCGCCGTCACCGTGAGCGACGCCTTCGTGAAGCGCCTCGAAAAGCTCAAGGCCGAACAGGGTGGCAGCGACTACGACGTTCTTTTGATGCAGACCGTCGCCGACCGCCTCGCCGAAGCCGGCGCCGAATACCTGAGCCAGGAACTCGCGCGCACCAAGGGCTGGAAGGGCATCCGCCCGGCCGTCGGCTACCCGGTACTCCCGAACATCAAGGAAATCTTCAACGTCGCGAAGCTCATCGACTTTGGCAGCGTGGGCATCAGCCTCACCGAGAACGGCGCCATGTACCCGCAGGCCTCCGTGAGCGGCCTCTACATCAGCCACCCCGAAATCGACTACTTCCACGTGAAGGTGTAA